A single genomic interval of Saccharothrix saharensis harbors:
- a CDS encoding S-(hydroxymethyl)mycothiol dehydrogenase translates to MPKIVKAVLALRRGEPVALREIVVPDPGPGEASVRVLASGVCHTDLHYRDGVIGDAFPYLLGHEASGIVEQVGAGVDNVAPGDFVVLNWRAVCGRCRACRRGRAESCVDDRTASTPMTLTDGTPVQPALGIGAFAELTLVHAGQCTPVSPKADPAVAALLGCGVMSGLGAAMNTGGVTTGDTVAVIGVGGVGCAAVAGAKLAGATTIIAVDLDERKLCHARALGATDAVDASRTPDVVAAIRALTDDLGADVVIDAAGTPETWKQAFYARALGGTFVLVARPDSSMTLEMPLLDAFLRNGTYRTSWYGDCLPSRDFGPLVDLHLQGRLPLDHFVTERIGVTDVERAFASMRAGDVLRSVVVFP, encoded by the coding sequence ATGCCCAAGATCGTCAAGGCGGTCCTCGCCCTGCGCCGGGGCGAGCCGGTCGCGCTCCGCGAGATCGTCGTGCCCGACCCCGGTCCCGGCGAGGCCTCGGTCCGGGTGCTGGCGTCCGGTGTCTGCCACACCGACCTGCACTACCGCGACGGCGTGATCGGCGACGCCTTCCCCTACCTGCTGGGGCACGAGGCGTCGGGCATCGTCGAGCAGGTCGGCGCCGGCGTGGACAACGTCGCGCCCGGCGACTTCGTGGTGCTGAACTGGCGCGCGGTCTGCGGCCGTTGCCGCGCGTGCCGCCGCGGCCGTGCCGAGTCGTGCGTGGACGACCGGACGGCGAGCACGCCGATGACGCTCACCGACGGCACGCCGGTGCAGCCCGCGCTGGGCATCGGCGCGTTCGCGGAGCTGACCCTGGTGCACGCGGGCCAGTGCACGCCGGTGTCCCCGAAGGCCGACCCGGCCGTCGCCGCGCTGCTGGGGTGCGGCGTCATGTCCGGCCTGGGCGCGGCGATGAACACCGGCGGCGTGACGACCGGCGACACCGTGGCCGTGATCGGCGTGGGCGGTGTGGGGTGCGCGGCCGTCGCAGGTGCCAAGCTGGCCGGTGCCACCACGATCATCGCGGTGGACCTGGACGAGCGGAAGCTGTGCCACGCCCGGGCGCTGGGCGCGACGGACGCGGTCGACGCCAGTCGCACACCGGACGTGGTCGCCGCGATCCGCGCCCTGACCGACGACCTCGGCGCCGACGTGGTGATCGACGCCGCGGGCACCCCCGAGACCTGGAAGCAGGCGTTCTACGCCCGGGCGCTCGGCGGCACCTTCGTCCTGGTCGCCCGCCCGGACTCCTCGATGACGCTGGAGATGCCGCTGCTGGACGCGTTCCTGCGCAACGGCACCTACCGCACGAGCTGGTACGGCGACTGCCTCCCGTCCCGCGACTTCGGCCCGCTGGTCGACCTGCACCTCCAGGGCCGGCTGCCACTGGACCACTTCGTCACCGAGCGCATCGGCGTGACCGACGTGGAGCGGGCGTTCGCCTCGATGCGCGCCGGCGACGTGCTGCGCAGCGTGGTGGTCTTCCCCTGA
- the blsG gene encoding arginine 2,3-aminomutase has product MSESFAAPAAAPGAPTPEQWSDWRWHMRNRVTNLDKLREWVKVSPAEEEAIAGTAGKYRWSVTPYYASLMDPEDPNCPIRLQAVPSHGELLEFPDADVDPVGDMFYRKTNRIVHKYPDRVIMLITESCPVYCRHCTRKFHTTDVEGTYFRDNEGGDFEEDFRYIREHPEIRDVLLTGGDPLSYRDEKLETIISGLRAIPSVEIIRIGSRFPVLLPQRITDEFCEMLSRYHPVWLNTHFNHSREITPEAAAAVDRLLRHGVPVGNQTVLLKGINDDVDTMRKLMTELLRIRVRPYYLYHCDNVTGVSHFMTSIEKGWEIMEGLQGHMTGFGVPQYVLTTRIGKIPVSLPYHEVVEDGLALRNYRGQTMTVTGEHYRVSKPPSD; this is encoded by the coding sequence ATGTCGGAGTCATTCGCCGCCCCCGCTGCGGCGCCGGGCGCGCCCACCCCCGAGCAGTGGTCGGACTGGCGCTGGCACATGCGCAACCGCGTCACCAACCTCGACAAGCTGCGCGAGTGGGTGAAGGTCAGCCCCGCCGAGGAAGAGGCGATCGCGGGGACGGCGGGCAAGTACCGGTGGAGTGTCACGCCGTACTACGCGTCCTTGATGGACCCCGAGGACCCCAACTGCCCGATCCGGTTGCAGGCCGTGCCGTCGCACGGCGAGCTGCTGGAGTTCCCGGACGCCGATGTGGACCCGGTCGGCGACATGTTCTACCGCAAGACCAACCGCATCGTGCACAAGTACCCCGACCGGGTGATCATGCTGATCACCGAGTCGTGCCCGGTGTACTGCCGCCACTGCACCCGGAAGTTCCACACCACCGACGTGGAGGGCACGTACTTCCGCGACAACGAAGGTGGGGACTTCGAGGAGGACTTCCGCTACATCCGGGAGCACCCGGAGATCCGCGACGTCCTGCTCACCGGTGGCGACCCGCTGTCCTACCGGGACGAGAAGCTCGAGACCATCATCTCCGGTCTGCGCGCCATCCCGAGCGTGGAGATCATCCGCATCGGCAGCAGGTTCCCCGTGCTGCTGCCGCAGCGCATCACCGACGAGTTCTGCGAGATGCTGTCCAGGTACCACCCGGTGTGGCTGAACACCCACTTCAACCACTCGCGCGAGATCACCCCCGAGGCGGCCGCGGCCGTGGACCGGCTGCTGCGCCACGGCGTGCCGGTCGGCAACCAGACCGTGCTGCTCAAGGGCATCAACGACGACGTGGACACGATGCGCAAGTTGATGACGGAACTGCTGCGCATCCGGGTCCGGCCGTACTACCTCTACCACTGCGACAACGTCACCGGCGTCTCCCACTTCATGACCTCGATCGAGAAGGGGTGGGAGATCATGGAGGGCCTCCAGGGGCACATGACCGGCTTCGGTGTGCCGCAGTACGTGCTGACCACGCGGATCGGCAAGATCCCGGTCAGCCTGCCCTACCACGAGGTGGTCGAGGACGGCTTGGCGCTGCGCAACTATCGGGGCCAGACGATGACCGTCACCGGCGAGCACTACCGGGTGAGCAAGCCGCCGTCGGACTGA
- a CDS encoding MFS transporter encodes MSTLPKVATGITAFAVFATTVSFVISMAGSSMKSTVQVLFLPIADDFDVSRGTLAIGTTLFAVVTALASSAVGHLADRIGAVPVLAIGAGITGVVLVVCAVATDIRVFVPTYGILGAVGCTMLSFVPLGVLADQLFQGRNAGLLYAVLTNGAAVGFMVLVPLWTFLGAVTSWRQILLGIGVVFLVVMLPLSLLLVRYSNRNSTPPAPAEHGFWAGIRMAFADKRVRGLIVPFFACGTTMAFIDVHLFPHMHDHGVAPVTSSVAFVLLGGLEIAGSLVAGRLCDKGLIRSTLIGGYALRALAMAVAPFFAAEFTVLVFGALFGASYLVTVVATTMWIAKILPRGRKGTAIGVLWALHMVAVAVGSQLGAVLADAAHGYLPVILISVALTLGAVVLVALQPDPDAATA; translated from the coding sequence ATGAGCACCCTGCCCAAGGTCGCGACCGGCATCACCGCGTTCGCGGTGTTCGCCACGACCGTCAGCTTCGTCATCTCCATGGCGGGCTCGTCGATGAAGTCCACGGTGCAGGTGCTGTTCCTGCCGATCGCGGACGACTTCGACGTCAGCCGCGGCACGCTCGCGATCGGCACGACGCTGTTCGCCGTCGTGACGGCGCTCGCCTCGTCCGCGGTGGGGCACCTGGCCGACCGGATCGGCGCGGTGCCGGTGCTGGCGATCGGCGCGGGCATCACCGGCGTGGTGCTGGTGGTGTGCGCGGTGGCCACCGACATCCGGGTGTTCGTCCCGACCTACGGCATCCTCGGCGCGGTCGGCTGCACGATGCTGTCGTTCGTGCCGCTGGGCGTGCTGGCCGACCAGCTGTTCCAGGGCCGCAACGCCGGGTTGCTGTACGCGGTGCTGACCAACGGCGCGGCGGTCGGGTTCATGGTGCTGGTGCCGCTGTGGACGTTCCTGGGCGCGGTCACGTCGTGGCGGCAGATCCTGCTGGGCATCGGCGTGGTGTTCCTGGTGGTGATGCTGCCGCTGTCGTTGCTGCTGGTGCGCTACTCCAACCGGAACTCGACCCCGCCCGCGCCCGCCGAGCACGGCTTCTGGGCGGGCATCCGGATGGCGTTCGCCGACAAGCGGGTGCGCGGCTTGATCGTGCCGTTCTTCGCCTGCGGCACCACGATGGCGTTCATCGACGTCCACCTCTTCCCGCACATGCACGACCACGGCGTGGCTCCGGTGACCAGCTCGGTGGCGTTCGTGCTGCTGGGCGGGCTGGAGATCGCCGGGTCGCTGGTGGCGGGCCGGCTGTGCGACAAGGGCCTGATCCGGTCGACGCTGATCGGCGGTTACGCGTTGCGCGCCCTGGCGATGGCGGTCGCGCCGTTCTTCGCCGCCGAGTTCACCGTGCTGGTGTTCGGCGCGCTCTTCGGCGCCAGCTACCTCGTCACGGTGGTCGCCACCACGATGTGGATCGCGAAGATCCTGCCGCGCGGACGCAAGGGCACCGCGATCGGCGTGCTGTGGGCGCTGCACATGGTCGCCGTCGCGGTCGGCAGCCAGCTCGGCGCCGTCCTCGCCGACGCCGCGCACGGCTACCTGCCGGTGATCCTGATCAGCGTCGCGCTCACCCTCGGCGCGGTCGTGCTGGTGGCGCTGCAACCCGATCCGGACGCGGCAACCGCCTGA
- a CDS encoding non-ribosomal peptide synthetase yields MADSVAQARRELLRRMLSSGAHPSGTPSSGGRAPAEPVRTTERPGRVPTSAAQNRLWFLDQLNGPNAAYNVPFALRLRGALDEDALWGALDDLVARHEVLRTTFEVVDDEVYQVIGDPWVLPRDVVDLRALSTAERDPAVDEAVRSAAARPFRLDGEPLMRASLLRVDDHEHHLVLNLHHIVTDGWSEGVLFREFGQLYSARTRNAPADLPPAAQYADYAVWEAGQAGGPLFEAQLEHWRERLSGHLGEASIPADRPRPDGSSTHGDNVPVPAPADLRARLGGTSLFTGVTTALAVLLHRYGDQDRVIIGVPVVNRTRADWESAVGFFANTVALRVDLSDNPTLAQVAERVTAEILDALTHQHVPFDRVVDALDAQRGAGMNPVFQVMCSVNATTPPPEMAGLDVRLRAMDNDTAKFDLELAVEYDDHGVECRFEYATDLFDRPTVEAMSARYLLVLEALLTAPGTRVGDLALADEAEATVVLDGAAAVLRDRYGAPVPVGVPGRVWTDGRADGRVARVRRDGVVEEVRSDVDGSARPEEFLEPETPVERELAAMWAEVLGRGRVGRDEDFFRGAGGDSMLATKVVVRVRRKWGVRITVRQMLRFPVLKDLAAHLATLVTEASPDDAPVIHAAPAAEDVPLSFAQQRLWFIDQLEPDSAAYNIAELLELTGPLRVDALERALNSVVARHEALRTSVAVVDGVPMQRIAPELELTVAVVAGRSPGEALAEAWREADRPFDLASGPLLRAAVYPTGPDRHLLAFTWHHLVFDGWSQDLFFRELTAFYARETGHDADVPPPPVIQYADYTRWQRASLRDAELARLQDFWSTALAGAPALLELPTDRPRPAVRGTTGDSRFHDLPADLVDGLRAVADRHGVTLYLVLFAAFNALLARHTGQTDIVVGGTTANRATEETEGVVGLFVNTLALRTDVSGNPAFGELAARARDTVTAAYAHQDLPFEQVVELLRVERSSSRTPLFQVLFDYQEGRWSSLELDGLTVRRVRGEDNAAMFDLTLIVVVDDDGLHCDLQYAADLFDGATAVRLLDRWETVLRAVVRDPDARVHDLDVLPDAERELVLRRFGAPRPAVGSRHPVPARIAAQAARRPGATALVHGDRRTSYADLDDLSARLAAHLVALGVRRGDRVVVCAPRGIEYVIGSLAAMRAGAAYAPVDAAFPAGRVAQVLATAGAAAVLVTGETRHLVEGFAGPVVAVDEPRDAAPAPAGPIGPDDAAYVIHTSGSTGQPKGVLLDHGGLALRVDWYNADCATTERDRMAQVAGTGFDVSVLEIWSALAAGAELHLADPDTTASGEHVVRWLTEHRITIGFLPTPLCELALDGPWPADSPLRVLTTGGDALRKRPPADAPFTLLNLYGPAEATVVTTSCDVPPTGSRVPPIGIPVPGTRVHVLDHHLRPVGVGVPGDLHVGGPGVALGYVGRPDLTADRFVPDPFGSGERLYRTGDLVRWLPDGTLDYLGRIDTQVQVRGFRVELGEVEAVLLSHPDVTDAVVVARDVPGVGLHLVAYVVGDADPEDLRAHLRERLPDYMVPATVHPLPALPLNRSGKVDRAALPEPDRAGGEEHVAPRTDVEKAVAAIWCELLRVDRVGLHANFFALGGHSLLATQVVTRLRTRLHCDLPVRQLFETPTVAELAAVLTTAQTSGPVEPAVVKRERRLQQLPATS; encoded by the coding sequence ATGGCTGACAGTGTCGCGCAAGCCAGGCGGGAGCTCCTGCGCCGGATGCTCTCCTCCGGGGCGCACCCTTCCGGGACGCCCTCCTCCGGGGGACGCGCGCCGGCCGAGCCGGTGCGGACTACCGAACGGCCCGGCCGCGTCCCGACGTCGGCCGCGCAGAACCGGCTGTGGTTCCTCGACCAGCTCAACGGACCGAACGCGGCCTACAACGTGCCGTTCGCGCTCCGGCTGCGCGGAGCCCTCGACGAGGACGCGCTCTGGGGCGCGCTGGACGACCTGGTGGCGCGGCACGAGGTGCTGCGGACGACCTTCGAGGTTGTGGACGACGAGGTCTACCAGGTGATCGGCGACCCGTGGGTGCTGCCGCGCGACGTGGTGGACCTGCGCGCGCTGTCCACCGCCGAGCGCGACCCGGCGGTCGACGAGGCCGTCCGGTCCGCCGCCGCCCGACCGTTCCGCCTGGACGGCGAGCCGCTGATGCGGGCGTCGCTGCTGCGCGTGGACGACCACGAGCACCACCTCGTGCTGAACCTGCACCACATCGTCACCGACGGCTGGTCCGAGGGCGTCCTGTTCCGCGAGTTCGGGCAGCTGTACTCGGCGCGCACGCGCAACGCGCCCGCGGACCTGCCGCCGGCCGCCCAGTACGCGGACTACGCGGTGTGGGAGGCCGGGCAGGCGGGCGGTCCGCTCTTCGAGGCGCAGCTCGAGCACTGGCGCGAGCGCCTGTCCGGCCACCTGGGCGAGGCGAGCATCCCGGCCGACCGGCCACGCCCGGACGGGTCGAGCACGCACGGCGACAACGTGCCCGTGCCGGCGCCCGCGGACCTGCGCGCCCGGTTGGGCGGCACGTCCCTGTTCACCGGCGTGACCACGGCGCTCGCGGTGCTGCTGCACCGGTACGGCGACCAGGACCGGGTGATCATCGGCGTGCCGGTGGTCAACCGCACCCGCGCGGACTGGGAGAGCGCCGTCGGGTTCTTCGCCAACACCGTGGCGCTTCGCGTGGACCTGTCCGACAACCCGACGCTGGCGCAGGTCGCCGAGCGGGTCACCGCGGAGATCCTGGACGCCCTCACCCACCAGCACGTGCCGTTCGACCGGGTCGTGGACGCGCTGGACGCCCAGCGCGGCGCGGGCATGAACCCGGTGTTCCAGGTGATGTGCTCGGTCAACGCCACCACCCCGCCGCCGGAGATGGCCGGGTTGGACGTGCGGCTGCGGGCGATGGACAACGACACCGCGAAGTTCGACCTCGAACTGGCCGTGGAGTACGACGACCACGGCGTCGAGTGCCGCTTCGAGTACGCCACCGACCTGTTCGACCGGCCGACGGTCGAAGCGATGTCCGCGCGCTACCTCCTCGTCCTGGAGGCCCTGCTGACCGCGCCGGGGACCCGGGTGGGCGACCTCGCGCTGGCCGACGAGGCGGAGGCGACCGTCGTGCTGGACGGCGCGGCGGCCGTGCTGCGTGACCGCTACGGCGCACCGGTTCCGGTCGGTGTGCCCGGTCGCGTGTGGACGGACGGCCGCGCGGACGGCCGCGTGGCACGCGTCCGCCGGGACGGCGTCGTCGAGGAAGTGCGATCCGATGTGGACGGTTCGGCCCGCCCGGAGGAGTTCCTCGAGCCGGAGACGCCCGTCGAGCGCGAGCTGGCCGCCATGTGGGCCGAGGTGCTCGGCCGCGGGCGAGTGGGCCGGGACGAGGACTTCTTCCGCGGTGCGGGCGGCGACTCCATGCTGGCGACCAAGGTCGTGGTGCGGGTGCGGCGCAAGTGGGGCGTGCGGATCACGGTGCGGCAGATGCTCCGGTTCCCCGTGCTGAAGGACCTGGCCGCGCACCTCGCCACACTGGTGACCGAGGCCTCGCCGGACGACGCACCGGTGATCCACGCCGCCCCCGCGGCGGAGGACGTGCCGCTGTCGTTCGCCCAGCAGCGCCTGTGGTTCATCGACCAGCTCGAACCCGACAGCGCCGCCTACAACATCGCCGAGCTGCTGGAACTCACCGGCCCGCTGCGGGTCGACGCCCTGGAACGCGCGCTCAACTCCGTCGTGGCGCGGCACGAGGCGCTGCGCACGTCGGTGGCCGTCGTCGACGGCGTGCCGATGCAGCGGATCGCGCCCGAGCTGGAGCTGACCGTCGCCGTGGTGGCGGGGCGGTCGCCCGGGGAAGCGCTGGCCGAGGCGTGGCGCGAGGCGGACCGGCCGTTCGACCTGGCCTCCGGGCCGCTGCTGCGCGCCGCGGTGTACCCGACCGGTCCCGACCGGCACCTGCTCGCGTTCACCTGGCACCACCTGGTGTTCGACGGCTGGTCGCAGGACCTGTTCTTCCGCGAGCTGACCGCCTTCTACGCCCGCGAGACCGGCCACGACGCGGACGTGCCGCCACCACCGGTGATCCAGTACGCCGACTACACGCGGTGGCAGCGCGCGTCCCTGCGCGACGCCGAACTGGCGCGGTTGCAGGACTTCTGGTCCACCGCCCTGGCAGGCGCGCCCGCGCTGCTGGAGCTGCCGACCGACCGACCCCGCCCCGCGGTGCGCGGCACCACCGGCGACAGCCGGTTCCACGACCTGCCCGCCGACCTGGTCGACGGGCTGCGGGCGGTCGCGGACCGGCACGGTGTCACGCTGTACCTGGTGCTGTTCGCCGCGTTCAACGCGCTGCTGGCCCGCCACACCGGGCAGACCGACATCGTGGTCGGCGGCACCACGGCCAACCGCGCCACCGAGGAGACCGAGGGCGTCGTCGGCCTGTTCGTCAACACCCTCGCGCTGCGCACGGACGTGTCGGGCAACCCGGCGTTCGGCGAGCTGGCGGCCCGTGCCCGCGACACCGTCACGGCCGCCTACGCCCACCAGGACCTGCCGTTCGAGCAGGTGGTGGAGCTGCTGAGGGTGGAGCGGTCGTCCAGCCGCACGCCGCTGTTCCAGGTGCTGTTCGACTACCAGGAGGGCCGCTGGTCGTCGCTGGAGCTGGACGGGCTGACCGTCCGGAGGGTGCGCGGCGAGGACAACGCCGCCATGTTCGACCTGACGTTGATCGTCGTGGTGGACGACGACGGGCTGCACTGCGACCTCCAGTACGCCGCCGACCTGTTCGACGGGGCCACCGCGGTGCGGCTGCTGGACCGGTGGGAGACGGTGCTGCGCGCCGTCGTGCGCGACCCGGACGCCCGCGTGCACGACCTGGACGTGCTGCCGGACGCCGAGCGCGAGCTGGTGCTGCGGCGGTTCGGCGCGCCACGACCGGCCGTCGGCAGCCGGCACCCGGTGCCCGCCCGGATCGCGGCACAGGCCGCGCGACGACCCGGGGCGACCGCCCTGGTGCACGGCGACCGGCGCACCTCGTACGCCGACCTGGACGACCTCTCGGCCCGGCTCGCCGCGCACCTGGTGGCACTGGGTGTCCGTCGCGGCGACCGCGTGGTGGTGTGCGCGCCGCGCGGGATCGAGTACGTGATCGGCTCACTGGCCGCGATGCGCGCCGGCGCGGCGTACGCACCCGTGGACGCCGCCTTCCCCGCGGGCCGCGTCGCGCAGGTGCTCGCGACGGCCGGCGCGGCGGCGGTGCTGGTCACGGGGGAGACCCGACACCTCGTCGAGGGCTTCGCGGGCCCCGTCGTGGCGGTGGACGAACCGCGCGACGCCGCGCCCGCCCCCGCCGGGCCGATCGGTCCCGACGACGCGGCCTACGTCATCCACACCTCCGGCTCGACCGGGCAGCCGAAGGGCGTGCTGCTCGACCACGGCGGACTGGCCCTGCGCGTCGACTGGTACAACGCCGACTGCGCGACGACCGAGCGCGACCGGATGGCGCAGGTCGCGGGCACCGGGTTCGACGTGTCCGTGCTGGAGATCTGGTCGGCCCTGGCCGCGGGCGCCGAGCTGCACCTGGCCGACCCCGACACCACCGCCTCCGGCGAGCACGTCGTGCGCTGGCTGACCGAGCACCGCATCACGATCGGGTTCCTGCCCACGCCGCTGTGCGAACTCGCGCTCGACGGGCCGTGGCCCGCGGACAGCCCGCTGCGGGTGCTGACCACCGGCGGTGACGCACTGCGCAAGCGACCCCCCGCCGACGCGCCGTTCACGCTGCTCAACTTGTACGGCCCGGCCGAGGCCACGGTCGTCACCACGAGCTGCGACGTGCCGCCGACCGGATCGCGGGTGCCGCCCATCGGCATCCCGGTGCCCGGCACCCGCGTCCACGTGCTCGACCACCACCTGCGCCCGGTGGGCGTGGGCGTGCCCGGTGACCTGCACGTCGGCGGGCCGGGCGTGGCCCTGGGCTACGTGGGCAGGCCCGACCTGACCGCGGACCGGTTCGTGCCGGACCCGTTCGGCTCCGGCGAGCGCCTCTACCGCACCGGCGACCTCGTCCGCTGGCTGCCCGACGGCACGCTGGACTACCTCGGCCGCATCGACACCCAGGTCCAGGTACGCGGGTTCCGCGTCGAGCTCGGCGAGGTGGAGGCCGTCCTGCTCTCGCACCCCGACGTCACCGACGCCGTGGTGGTGGCCCGCGACGTGCCGGGCGTCGGCCTGCACCTCGTCGCCTACGTCGTCGGCGACGCGGACCCCGAAGACCTGCGCGCACACCTGCGCGAACGGTTGCCGGACTACATGGTGCCCGCGACGGTGCACCCGCTGCCCGCGCTGCCGCTCAACCGCAGCGGCAAGGTCGACCGGGCCGCGCTGCCCGAACCGGACCGCGCGGGCGGCGAGGAGCACGTCGCGCCGCGCACGGACGTGGAGAAGGCGGTCGCGGCGATCTGGTGCGAACTGCTGCGCGTGGACCGCGTCGGCCTGCACGCGAACTTCTTCGCGCTGGGCGGGCACTCGCTGCTCGCGACCCAGGTCGTCACCCGCCTCCGCACGCGGTTGCACTGCGACCTGCCGGTCCGCCAGCTCTTCGAGACACCGACCGTGGCGGAACTGGCCGCGGTCCTCACGACGGCCCAGACCTCCGGACCGGTCGAACCCGCGGTCGTGAAGAGGGAACGCCGCCTTCAGCAGCTTCCAGCCACCTCCTGA
- a CDS encoding NAD(P)/FAD-dependent oxidoreductase, producing MYDAVVVGARVAGAATALLLARRGYRVLLLDRARFPSDTMSTLYIQQPGVARLARWGVLDAITSSGAPRLDTVTYTVGDVRLHGRTPWFEGVDSAYGPRRHVLDQALVDAAVAAGAEFSDGSSVRELLSDGDAVTGVRFRAPSGAEVAAPAHLVVGADGMRSRVAELVAAPTEVEDPRLSCVYYSLWTGLDTGFGFHERTGHWVATIPTHDGATVLATYFTQDRFDEVRADPRAAHLDALATTAGEVFEQLAGGEQVGRLVGTGDQRNFFRRAAGRGWALVGDAGHHRDTITAQGISNAFLQAELLADALGDGLRDPGARAAGLRAWAARRDDELVESYHGTLRLARLEVTDARLAMLRAIAADPALTSGYFAVVAGIMPMEDLLTEELLDSI from the coding sequence ATGTACGACGCCGTGGTGGTGGGCGCCCGGGTCGCGGGCGCGGCCACCGCCCTGCTGCTCGCGCGCCGCGGCTACCGGGTCCTGCTGCTGGACCGCGCCAGGTTCCCCTCCGACACGATGTCCACGCTCTACATCCAGCAGCCCGGCGTGGCCAGGCTGGCCCGTTGGGGCGTGCTGGACGCGATCACCTCCTCGGGCGCGCCGCGGTTGGACACGGTCACCTACACGGTCGGCGACGTGCGACTGCACGGCCGCACGCCTTGGTTCGAGGGCGTCGACTCGGCCTACGGGCCCCGCCGTCACGTGCTGGACCAGGCGCTGGTCGACGCGGCCGTGGCGGCGGGTGCGGAGTTCTCCGACGGCTCGTCGGTGCGGGAGCTGCTCAGCGACGGCGACGCGGTGACGGGCGTGCGGTTCCGCGCGCCCTCGGGCGCCGAGGTCGCCGCGCCGGCGCACCTGGTCGTCGGCGCCGACGGGATGCGCTCGCGGGTCGCCGAGCTGGTCGCGGCGCCCACCGAGGTCGAAGACCCGCGCCTGAGCTGCGTGTACTACTCGCTGTGGACCGGGCTCGACACCGGGTTCGGGTTCCACGAGCGCACCGGGCACTGGGTCGCCACCATTCCCACGCACGACGGCGCCACCGTCCTCGCCACGTACTTCACGCAGGACCGGTTCGACGAGGTCCGCGCCGACCCGCGCGCCGCGCACCTGGACGCCCTGGCCACCACGGCGGGCGAGGTGTTCGAGCAGCTGGCGGGCGGCGAGCAGGTCGGCAGGCTGGTCGGCACGGGCGACCAGCGCAACTTCTTCCGCCGGGCGGCGGGTCGCGGGTGGGCGCTGGTGGGCGACGCGGGGCACCACCGGGACACGATCACGGCGCAGGGCATCTCGAACGCCTTCCTGCAGGCGGAACTGCTGGCCGACGCGCTCGGCGACGGCCTGCGCGACCCCGGTGCGAGGGCCGCCGGGCTGCGCGCCTGGGCCGCACGGCGCGACGACGAGCTGGTCGAGAGCTACCACGGCACCTTGCGGCTCGCGCGCCTGGAGGTCACCGACGCGCGCCTGGCGATGCTGCGCGCGATCGCCGCGGACCCCGCGCTGACCTCGGGTTACTTCGCCGTCGTCGCCGGGATCATGCCGATGGAGGACCTCCTGACCGAGGAGCTGCTCGACTCAATCTGA
- a CDS encoding MFS transporter — protein MTTTKNTDHGIWKTFVESPPAVKAVLAGVFVNKVGGFLNIFLVLYLTARGYSAGGAATALGVYGVGNVVGVLVGGALADRLGARNSTVLSMGGAAVLTAALLYLPNYALLIVAVGLLGAISQVYRPASATLLSELTPDDRQVMVFAMYRFGLNLGTTAAPLIGFALYQLGGDSFHLLFWGEAIVAAVYALVAFRVLPARTGVKEASGEAPPGSYADVLRDRRYLVYLAATFFNAVVYVQYLSTLPLDVQASGVPIFWYTLAVALNGGAVILFELVVTKKTQHMRPKLVVGVAYALVGIGVAVYALPLGPAVIVAGTLIWTLGEIIGGPVVFAYPGMAGPAHLKGRYIGSFQFVYGLGAAVGPVLGGFLFLQLGHGVWPVLALFGLAAAVAGYVSTRDRAAEVGTGD, from the coding sequence ATGACCACCACGAAGAACACCGACCACGGGATCTGGAAGACGTTCGTCGAATCGCCCCCGGCCGTGAAAGCCGTGCTGGCGGGCGTGTTCGTCAACAAGGTCGGTGGGTTCCTCAACATCTTCCTCGTGCTGTACCTGACCGCGCGGGGTTACTCCGCCGGCGGGGCGGCGACCGCGCTGGGCGTCTACGGCGTCGGCAACGTCGTCGGCGTCCTGGTCGGCGGCGCGCTGGCCGACCGGCTCGGCGCGCGCAACTCCACCGTGCTCAGCATGGGCGGCGCCGCGGTGCTCACCGCCGCGCTGCTCTACCTGCCCAACTACGCCCTGCTGATCGTCGCGGTGGGGCTGCTCGGCGCGATCTCCCAGGTCTACCGGCCCGCGTCGGCGACCCTGCTGTCGGAGCTGACGCCCGACGACCGGCAGGTCATGGTGTTCGCCATGTACCGGTTCGGGCTGAACCTGGGCACGACCGCGGCGCCGCTGATCGGCTTCGCGCTCTACCAGCTCGGCGGGGACAGCTTCCACCTGCTGTTCTGGGGCGAGGCGATCGTCGCGGCGGTCTACGCGCTGGTGGCGTTCCGGGTGCTGCCGGCGCGGACCGGCGTGAAGGAGGCGTCCGGCGAGGCACCCCCGGGCAGCTACGCCGACGTGCTGCGCGACCGCCGCTACCTGGTGTACCTGGCGGCGACGTTCTTCAACGCGGTGGTCTACGTGCAGTACCTGTCGACGTTGCCGCTGGACGTGCAGGCGTCCGGGGTGCCGATCTTCTGGTACACGCTCGCGGTCGCCCTGAACGGCGGCGCGGTCATCCTGTTCGAGCTGGTGGTGACCAAGAAGACGCAGCACATGCGGCCCAAGCTGGTCGTCGGCGTGGCGTACGCGCTGGTCGGCATCGGCGTGGCGGTGTACGCGCTGCCGCTGGGCCCGGCGGTGATCGTCGCCGGCACGCTGATCTGGACGCTGGGTGAGATCATCGGCGGGCCGGTGGTGTTCGCCTACCCGGGCATGGCCGGTCCCGCGCACCTCAAGGGTCGCTACATCGGCAGCTTCCAGTTCGTCTACGGCCTGGGCGCGGCCGTCGGCCCGGTGCTGGGCGGTTTCCTGTTCCTCCAGCTCGGCCACGGCGTCTGGCCGGTGCTGGCCCTGTTCGGGCTGGCGGCGGCCGTCGCCGGGTACGTGTCCACCCGTGACCGGGCCGCGGAGGTCGGCACCGGTGACTGA